From the Cryptomeria japonica chromosome 2, Sugi_1.0, whole genome shotgun sequence genome, one window contains:
- the LOC131064259 gene encoding mitogen-activated protein kinase kinase 9-like has product MATKKRLELKLPISIPLRHHILMPMPLPLPPQENLKNSIKGLCDLEKVGVLGHGSQGSVYKVLHRRSSSYFALKVVRLDCDPSSTRQIMREVEIAKKINSPSIVKCEGVFEQGGNINFVLEYMDGGSLANLLKHKRRMTESCIAKIARQVLEGLKYLHSERIVHRDIKPSNLLIDRSSGVVKIADFGVSGIVSQSMDVSCNSYVGTCAYMSPERFDPDTYRGSCNGYEGDLWSLGLAMLECYLGHFPFLPPAQEPDWVTLMCAICFGDPPLVPPTASKEFQSFIKCCLQKNPRSRWTASELLHHPFLNPVLV; this is encoded by the coding sequence ATGGCTACGAAGAAACGCTTGGAATTGAAACTTCCAATCTCAATTCCTCTGAGACATCACATACTCATGCCAATGCCTCTGCCTCTTCCTCCGCAGGAAAATCTGAAGAACAGCATAAAAGGGCTCTGTGATTTGGAAAAAGTGGGAGTTTTGGGACATGGCAGTCAAGGCAGTGTGTATAAAGTTCTTCACAGAAGATCTTCATCTTATTTTGCTCTCAAAGTTGTGCGCCTCGACTGTGATCCCTCCTCCACGAGACAGATTATGAGGGAGGTGGAGATAGCTAAGAAGATCAACTCCCCCTCCATTGTGAAATGTGAGGGTGTTTTTGAGCAGGGTGGGAACATAAATTTTGTGCTGGAATACATGGATGGAGGCTCTCTGGCCAATTTGTTAAAGCACAAGAGAAGAATGACAGAGTCCTGTATTGCTAAGATTGCTAGACAAGTTTTGGAGGGATTGAAATACCTTCACAGTGAGAGGATTGTGCACAGAGACATCAAGCCTTCCAACCTGCTGATTGATAGAAGTTCAGGAGTGGTTAAAATTGCAGACTTTGGAGTGAGTGGGATTGTTTCACAGAGTATGGATGTCAGCTGTAATTCTTATGTGGGTACTTGTGCTTATATGAGTCCAGAGAGATTCGACCCAGATACCTATCGAGGAAGTTGTAATGGGTATGAGGGAGATTTGTGGAGCTTGGGATTGGCAATGCTGGAATGCTATTTGGGACATTTTCCATTTCTGCCACCTGCACAAGAGCCCGACTGGGTCACTCTCATGTGTGCCATTTGTTTCGGGGATCCGCCATTGGTGCCGCCCACTGCGTCTAAAGAATTCCAGAGTTTTATCAAATGCTGCCTTCAGAAAAACCCAAGAAGTAGATGGACAGCGTCTGAGCTTCTCCACCATCCTTTTCTCAACCCGGTTCTTGTATAA